The proteins below are encoded in one region of Fibrella aestuarina BUZ 2:
- a CDS encoding electron transfer flavoprotein subunit alpha/FixB family protein, translating into MSVLIFAELDEGKLKKSSQEAIFYGSKVAGMLGTSATAVVIGAADQGELATAGRFGATKVLHAADSKLNEVNGMAYASVVAAAAQQEGAKVVVLAKSSLGDAMAARLAGKLKAGLAPNVIDLPDLSNGFRVKTSIYTGKAFAFNELKADVKILAIKKNTITPEETDASAQVDAFTPTLNDGDFVLKVTNTEKATGDILLPEADLVVSAGRGLKGPENWGIVEDLAKALHAATACSKPVSDLDWRPHHEHVGQTGIKVSPNLYIAAGISGAIQHLAGVNSSKVIVVINKDPEAPFFKSADYGIVGDVFEVLPRLTKAVQAL; encoded by the coding sequence ATGTCTGTCTTAATCTTTGCTGAACTCGACGAAGGGAAGCTCAAGAAGTCCTCACAGGAGGCCATTTTTTACGGCTCGAAGGTAGCCGGGATGCTGGGTACATCGGCCACGGCGGTCGTGATTGGCGCGGCCGATCAGGGCGAGCTGGCCACGGCGGGTCGCTTTGGCGCTACCAAAGTGCTGCACGCTGCCGACAGCAAGCTGAACGAAGTGAACGGTATGGCCTACGCCTCGGTGGTGGCCGCCGCTGCGCAACAGGAAGGCGCCAAAGTCGTGGTGCTGGCCAAGTCGTCGTTGGGTGATGCCATGGCGGCCCGGCTGGCGGGTAAGCTCAAAGCAGGCCTTGCGCCCAACGTGATCGACCTGCCCGACCTGAGCAACGGCTTCCGCGTAAAAACGAGTATTTATACGGGCAAAGCGTTTGCCTTCAATGAGTTGAAAGCCGACGTGAAAATTCTGGCCATCAAGAAGAACACCATCACGCCCGAAGAGACCGACGCCTCGGCGCAGGTAGACGCCTTCACGCCTACCCTGAACGACGGTGATTTTGTGCTGAAAGTGACCAATACGGAGAAAGCTACCGGCGACATCTTGCTGCCCGAAGCCGATCTGGTGGTATCGGCCGGCCGTGGTCTGAAAGGGCCCGAAAACTGGGGCATCGTGGAAGACTTGGCCAAGGCCCTACACGCCGCTACCGCCTGCTCGAAGCCCGTTTCTGACCTCGATTGGCGCCCTCACCACGAGCACGTGGGCCAAACGGGCATCAAAGTCAGCCCGAATCTCTACATCGCGGCGGGTATCTCGGGGGCCATTCAGCACCTGGCGGGTGTCAACTCGTCGAAGGTGATCGTGGTGATCAACAAAGACCCCGAAGCGCCGTTCTTCAAATCGGCCGACTACGGTATCGTCGGCGACGTGTTCGAGGTGCTGCCCCGCCTGACCAAAGCCGTGCAGGCCCTTTAG
- a CDS encoding GNAT family N-acetyltransferase, protein MISITTTQTDDDLRGLLALQQRNQVRNVPIEVQREQGFVTLVYTFEQMKRMHEAAPSVIAKDGDEVVGYAITAVPQVRPFVPELGTLFDLIDSLDYEGKPLGTYPYYVVGQVCVASDYRGQGLFDAMYTHHKALYRDRFQLFITDISARNARSLRAHERVGFRSIHTFHEPAANETWHVVMWDWGKECGPRSAKSE, encoded by the coding sequence ATGATCTCCATCACTACCACCCAAACCGACGACGATCTGCGGGGCTTGTTGGCGTTGCAACAGCGCAATCAGGTACGGAATGTGCCGATCGAGGTGCAGCGGGAGCAGGGCTTTGTAACGCTTGTCTACACCTTCGAGCAGATGAAACGGATGCACGAGGCCGCCCCCAGTGTCATTGCCAAAGATGGCGATGAGGTTGTTGGTTACGCTATCACGGCCGTGCCTCAGGTACGTCCATTTGTGCCCGAACTGGGTACGTTGTTCGACCTGATCGATAGCCTCGACTACGAGGGCAAACCGCTGGGTACGTACCCGTATTACGTGGTGGGGCAGGTGTGTGTGGCCAGTGACTACCGGGGGCAGGGCCTGTTCGACGCCATGTATACCCACCACAAAGCCCTATACCGCGACCGCTTCCAACTGTTTATTACCGACATCTCGGCTCGCAATGCCCGCTCGCTACGTGCCCACGAACGCGTGGGGTTCCGTTCCATTCACACCTTCCACGAACCCGCCGCCAACGAAACCTGGCACGTCGTGATGTGGGACTGGGGTAAAGAGTGCGGGCCGCGTTCGGCAAAGAGCGAATGA
- a CDS encoding AraC family transcriptional regulator, protein MKSALRKDLESTIGSFIVKELVEPHFDPNWHFHPHYQLFLVEEGTGTRFIGDSIRPFGPGDLVMLGPDLPHLWRSDQPYFDPTSGLRTRGLVIYFTDDCLGADFFNHPEMVQLRRLLTDSRRGICWSGATHDQTADAMRTLQKQPANFRRVLSFLSLLDTLSHANDMEFITNANYVNPMKPADTDENSASTLAYRRMQAVHTYVLTHFHDTIKLEEVADVAGLTPSAFCRYFKTRTNKTFVDFVSEVRIGHACKLLTNSDLSISQICYESGFRTLSNFNRQFRTVTGQTPSQYVKSITNYT, encoded by the coding sequence ATGAAGTCTGCCCTGCGTAAAGATCTTGAATCGACCATCGGTTCATTCATCGTGAAGGAGCTTGTCGAACCCCATTTCGACCCCAACTGGCACTTCCACCCGCACTACCAGCTCTTTCTGGTGGAGGAAGGCACCGGTACCCGATTCATTGGTGATTCGATTCGCCCTTTCGGTCCTGGCGACCTGGTGATGCTGGGCCCCGACCTGCCCCACTTATGGCGCAGCGATCAGCCCTATTTCGACCCAACGTCGGGCCTGCGGACGCGCGGTCTGGTCATTTATTTCACCGACGATTGCCTCGGCGCCGACTTTTTCAACCATCCCGAGATGGTGCAGCTCCGGCGCCTGCTGACCGATAGCCGCCGGGGTATCTGCTGGTCGGGTGCTACCCACGATCAGACCGCCGACGCCATGCGGACGTTGCAAAAGCAGCCGGCCAATTTCCGGCGGGTGCTGTCGTTTCTGTCGCTGCTCGACACGCTCTCGCATGCCAACGACATGGAGTTCATCACGAATGCGAATTACGTGAACCCGATGAAGCCCGCCGACACCGACGAAAACAGCGCCTCGACGCTGGCCTACCGGCGGATGCAGGCCGTACATACCTACGTACTCACGCATTTCCACGACACCATCAAACTGGAAGAGGTGGCCGACGTGGCGGGCCTGACCCCCTCGGCTTTCTGCCGCTATTTCAAGACCCGCACCAACAAAACGTTCGTCGATTTCGTGTCGGAAGTGCGCATCGGCCACGCCTGCAAGCTACTCACTAACAGCGATTTGTCGATTTCACAAATCTGTTACGAGAGTGGTTTCCGCACACTGTCCAACTTCAACCGGCAGTTCCGCACCGTCACCGGCCAAACCCCTTCGCAATACGTAAAGTCGATCACGAATTACACGTAG
- a CDS encoding mandelate racemase/muconate lactonizing enzyme family protein gives MKITRITLYQYNIPLKAPIAISLGIIDAARNLLVQIDTDEGLTGWGEGSPFWMIVGETQASGWAAAEDLSRLLVGRDPLDIEGCLQAMLRYLPGHPTTRSAFDMALYDLAAKRANMPLYQFLGGSNRPLVTDETIYINDPDRMADDARRIAANGAEAIKIKVGTTAQADLDRLAAIRQVIPYELPIRLDANQGWDVPTARTVLTAVGDWNVQYCEQPLRRTDIAGLRHLRQRVNVPIMADEAVFDATDALRLVREEAVDYLNIKLSKSGGIWEALKINAIAEAAGMACMIGCMSESRLALSAKAHVAAARQNIRFCDLDACFEHAEDPVQGGIVYNGYQITIPDEPGIGADVDPAFLARCLKSEIAKV, from the coding sequence ATGAAGATCACCCGCATTACTCTTTATCAATACAACATCCCGCTCAAAGCGCCCATCGCTATTTCGCTGGGGATCATCGACGCGGCGCGGAACCTGCTGGTGCAGATCGACACCGACGAAGGCCTGACTGGCTGGGGCGAAGGCTCACCCTTCTGGATGATCGTGGGCGAAACGCAGGCATCGGGCTGGGCGGCGGCCGAGGATCTGTCGCGGCTGTTGGTAGGGCGCGATCCGCTCGATATAGAAGGTTGTTTGCAGGCTATGCTGCGGTATCTGCCCGGCCACCCCACCACACGCTCGGCCTTTGACATGGCGCTGTATGACCTTGCCGCCAAACGAGCCAACATGCCGCTCTACCAGTTCCTGGGCGGCAGTAACCGCCCGCTTGTTACCGACGAAACCATTTACATCAACGACCCCGATCGCATGGCCGACGATGCCCGCCGCATTGCGGCCAACGGTGCCGAAGCCATCAAGATCAAAGTGGGGACCACCGCCCAGGCCGACCTCGACCGACTGGCCGCTATCCGGCAGGTGATTCCCTACGAACTACCCATTCGCCTCGACGCCAATCAGGGTTGGGACGTACCCACCGCCCGCACCGTGCTGACTGCCGTTGGCGACTGGAACGTGCAATACTGTGAGCAACCCCTGCGCCGCACCGACATAGCGGGCCTGCGGCATCTGCGGCAGCGCGTGAACGTACCCATCATGGCCGACGAAGCCGTTTTCGACGCCACCGACGCCCTGCGGTTGGTGCGCGAAGAGGCTGTCGATTACCTCAATATCAAGCTGTCGAAAAGTGGCGGTATCTGGGAGGCGCTGAAGATCAACGCCATTGCTGAGGCGGCGGGCATGGCCTGCATGATCGGCTGCATGTCGGAGTCGCGGCTGGCGCTCTCGGCCAAAGCGCATGTGGCCGCCGCTCGCCAGAACATCCGTTTCTGCGACCTCGACGCCTGTTTTGAACACGCCGAAGATCCGGTGCAGGGCGGCATCGTCTACAACGGCTACCAGATCACCATCCCCGACGAACCTGGCATCGGTGCCGACGTCGATCCGGCGTTTCTAGCGAGATGTTTAAAGAGTGAAATAGCGAAAGTGTGA
- a CDS encoding sugar phosphate isomerase/epimerase family protein yields MNQLGMNLFIWTMTMDEDLSDTLAFLADTGFDFVEMPVSTTPGAPPDLAKWQRLGQQAARLGLGVQTCSLLPPDLCLISPDAAKRRAGITYLKQVVDCSVAAGSRILMGPLFAGFKAFAGRPATADEWAWSVESMRAVAEHAQEQGVTLAIESLNRFETYLLTCAADTRRYIEAVDHPACRAAFDTFHANIEEKSLSEAIHTLAPYLVHVQLSENDRSTPGQGQVDFGKVLGTLADIDYEGPIAIEAFGPTPPELAAATHIFRPMFTSPEQLARDGYTFLQEVKKQEKEKRSFV; encoded by the coding sequence ATGAATCAGCTCGGCATGAACCTCTTCATCTGGACGATGACGATGGACGAGGACCTCTCCGATACGCTGGCGTTTCTGGCCGACACCGGCTTTGACTTCGTCGAAATGCCCGTTAGCACCACCCCCGGTGCACCACCCGATCTGGCCAAATGGCAACGGCTGGGCCAACAAGCCGCCCGCCTCGGGCTAGGCGTGCAAACCTGTTCGCTGCTGCCGCCCGACCTCTGCCTCATCAGCCCCGATGCGGCTAAGCGCCGGGCGGGAATAACGTACCTGAAGCAGGTTGTCGACTGTTCGGTGGCGGCCGGGTCGCGTATTCTGATGGGGCCACTGTTTGCCGGTTTCAAGGCTTTCGCCGGCCGGCCAGCCACGGCTGATGAGTGGGCCTGGTCGGTCGAAAGCATGCGGGCCGTGGCCGAACACGCGCAGGAGCAGGGGGTGACCCTGGCCATCGAATCGCTAAACCGGTTCGAAACGTACCTGCTCACCTGTGCGGCCGATACCCGCCGCTACATCGAGGCCGTTGATCACCCCGCCTGCCGGGCCGCGTTCGATACGTTCCATGCCAACATCGAAGAGAAAAGCCTGAGCGAGGCAATCCACACGCTGGCTCCGTATCTGGTCCACGTGCAGCTCTCCGAAAACGACCGCTCGACGCCGGGGCAGGGGCAGGTTGACTTCGGCAAGGTGCTGGGTACGTTGGCCGACATTGATTACGAAGGCCCGATTGCCATCGAAGCCTTTGGTCCCACCCCGCCCGAGCTGGCCGCCGCCACGCACATTTTCCGCCCCATGTTTACCTCGCCCGAACAGCTGGCGCGGGATGGGTACACCTTTTTACAGGAGGTGAAGAAACAGGAGAAAGAAAAAAGAAGCTTCGTGTAG
- a CDS encoding tetratricopeptide repeat protein produces the protein MNQDRIQQLLQFVQEEPGEPFNVYALGMEYLAENPAQAQHYFERLLTDHPQYLPTYYHAAQLYVDLGNRPKAAELYDFGLMLAKQQGDQKTFDELNRAYRNFKDDEEEL, from the coding sequence ATGAATCAGGATCGGATCCAACAACTCCTTCAATTTGTACAGGAAGAACCCGGCGAACCCTTTAATGTTTACGCCCTGGGTATGGAATACCTCGCCGAGAACCCGGCGCAGGCCCAGCACTATTTCGAACGGCTACTGACCGACCACCCGCAGTATCTGCCCACGTACTACCACGCCGCCCAACTGTACGTCGATCTGGGTAACCGCCCCAAAGCCGCCGAACTGTATGATTTCGGCCTGATGCTGGCCAAACAACAGGGCGACCAGAAAACCTTCGACGAGCTGAACCGCGCCTACCGCAACTTCAAGGACGACGAAGAGGAGTTATAA
- a CDS encoding PVC-type heme-binding CxxCH protein — protein MNRALLVTALVTLALTNCRRTPTQVMRDVDGKTTTSKATRQAGPRRTEILFLGDNGHHRPAERVPQLMAALGNRGINITYTDQLNDLNADNLSKYDGLLIFANWDSIPKPQEQALLDFVASGKGLIPVHCASFCFRNSAEYVDKVVGGQFWRHRMDTIQTRTVDANSEIMAGLPPIKAFDETYLHTHLQPDNHVLAVRDIKADQAKDKPGQKEEPYTWTRTYGKGRVFYTAYGHDERTWSQPGFQQLLERGILWSVGDAVKKQHDDLKPQAFAYKEAQLPNYEKRPGVQLEQLPLSPDESMKHIQVPADFSLSLFAHEPNVMHPIAMTWDDRGRLYVLITKDYPNERKPEGGSDSIVMCEDTNGDGKADKFTNYADGLSIPTGMVWANGGLIVSQAPHMLFLRDTNGDDRVDEKKILFTGFGTFDTHAGPSNLHYGFDNWIWGSVGYSGFKGKGTADKDSLQFGQALFRFRPDGSHVEFMTGTSNNTWGMGFNETGDVFGSTANNSHGWYMAIPNRSYNARQGSVPGGRSTDTHKDMKPITEKVRQVDVFGGFTAAAGHNFYTARAFPKAYWNEIAFVSEPTGHIVHMNRMKRTGTDYEDVEPTAGQGFNLMAGADEWFAPVFAQVGPDGAVWVADWYSYIIQHNPVPQGFKNGSGNAYETDLRDFTHGRIYRVGYNKAPAETQKIVSLNPNDPAGLVAALSNSNQFWRMKAQRLLVERGNKDVVPQLWAVANNPTVDEIGINAPAIHALWTLHGLGAITPSDLEKALKHPCAHVRKTAVQVMPRDAAGANMLLARNTLNDGEPLVVLQSLLALSEAPVTPAIDEAVLTRLRQTTANDDRWLPDAFACALNRNGAALLRQWLSSIKESGGTHTQQHDHSAMAHNQSSASGQMASTQSGPASVVSTNTPKVDGIDLVIDRVAMQPTSPLVREGARTTIYVRNQGSVAVPKGTAVPLSMRFQAKDAANKQKIDYVSYTFTDGIAPGETVGINRVNNGPWVGDLSLSGERAGDYTLTITIDKDQKLSESNVRNNTHTATLTVKAPAQLKTVALERAARAYASTASPDSIAAMLTKATTLGEDNANALVKGLSEGYDYRQRRKATPATGTLLASVAEGIPADARPRMNRLLEAWGLRDANADLDPNAQIVRLKTVREEMRFDQTSFTVKAGKQVVIVLENPDAMQHNLVVGKPKSLERIGKLADDMITAKDGAERNYVPTTPDVLAATALVNPSQTVRLTFKAPDQPGEYPYLCTFPGHWRLMKGIMKVEKEGTASAAK, from the coding sequence ATGAATCGTGCTCTGTTAGTGACGGCGTTGGTAACGCTGGCGCTGACGAATTGCCGCCGTACACCAACGCAGGTCATGCGGGATGTGGACGGCAAGACGACCACCAGCAAGGCCACTCGGCAGGCTGGGCCACGGCGTACGGAGATTCTGTTTCTGGGCGATAACGGCCACCATCGGCCCGCCGAACGGGTGCCACAACTGATGGCGGCGCTCGGCAACCGGGGGATCAACATCACCTATACCGACCAACTCAACGACCTCAATGCCGACAACCTGTCGAAGTACGATGGGCTGCTCATTTTCGCCAACTGGGACAGCATCCCGAAGCCGCAGGAGCAGGCACTGCTCGATTTTGTGGCGTCGGGCAAAGGGCTGATTCCGGTGCACTGCGCGTCGTTCTGTTTCCGCAACTCGGCCGAATACGTCGATAAAGTGGTGGGTGGGCAGTTCTGGCGGCATCGTATGGACACCATCCAGACACGAACGGTCGACGCCAACAGCGAGATCATGGCCGGTCTCCCGCCGATCAAAGCCTTCGACGAAACGTACCTGCACACCCACCTGCAGCCCGACAACCACGTGCTGGCGGTGCGCGACATCAAAGCCGATCAGGCGAAAGACAAGCCCGGTCAGAAAGAAGAACCCTACACCTGGACACGTACCTACGGCAAAGGGCGCGTCTTCTACACGGCCTACGGCCACGACGAACGTACCTGGAGCCAGCCCGGTTTTCAGCAACTGCTTGAGCGGGGTATTCTGTGGTCGGTTGGCGATGCGGTGAAAAAGCAGCACGACGACCTGAAACCGCAAGCGTTTGCCTACAAGGAAGCTCAACTGCCCAACTACGAAAAACGGCCCGGCGTGCAGCTGGAGCAGTTGCCGCTTTCGCCCGACGAATCGATGAAGCACATTCAGGTGCCGGCCGATTTCTCGCTGAGCCTGTTTGCCCATGAGCCCAACGTGATGCACCCCATCGCCATGACCTGGGACGACCGGGGGCGGCTCTACGTGCTCATCACCAAAGATTACCCCAACGAGCGCAAGCCGGAGGGTGGCTCCGATTCCATCGTGATGTGCGAAGACACCAACGGCGATGGCAAGGCCGATAAATTCACCAACTACGCCGACGGCCTGAGCATCCCGACGGGTATGGTGTGGGCCAACGGCGGCCTGATCGTTTCGCAGGCGCCGCACATGCTCTTCCTGCGCGATACCAACGGCGACGACCGCGTCGATGAAAAGAAAATCCTGTTTACGGGCTTCGGTACCTTCGATACCCACGCTGGCCCTAGCAACCTGCACTACGGCTTCGACAACTGGATCTGGGGGAGCGTTGGCTACTCGGGGTTCAAGGGGAAAGGCACGGCCGATAAAGACAGCCTTCAGTTTGGGCAGGCGCTGTTCCGCTTCCGCCCGGATGGCTCGCACGTGGAGTTCATGACCGGCACCTCCAACAACACCTGGGGCATGGGCTTCAACGAAACGGGCGACGTGTTCGGCTCAACGGCCAACAACTCGCACGGCTGGTATATGGCCATTCCGAACCGCAGCTACAATGCCCGGCAGGGTAGTGTACCGGGTGGCCGCAGCACCGATACGCACAAAGACATGAAGCCCATTACCGAGAAAGTACGGCAGGTCGACGTGTTCGGCGGCTTCACGGCCGCGGCGGGGCATAATTTCTATACGGCGCGGGCGTTCCCCAAAGCCTACTGGAACGAGATTGCCTTCGTGAGCGAGCCTACGGGCCACATCGTTCACATGAACCGGATGAAGCGGACCGGCACCGACTACGAAGACGTTGAACCCACGGCCGGGCAGGGCTTCAACCTGATGGCCGGGGCCGACGAGTGGTTTGCGCCCGTATTTGCACAGGTGGGTCCCGACGGCGCCGTTTGGGTCGCCGACTGGTACAGCTACATCATCCAGCATAATCCGGTGCCACAAGGCTTTAAAAACGGCTCAGGCAACGCCTACGAAACCGACCTGCGCGACTTCACCCACGGCCGTATCTATCGCGTTGGCTACAACAAAGCCCCTGCCGAGACGCAAAAAATCGTGTCGCTGAACCCCAACGATCCGGCGGGGCTGGTGGCGGCGCTATCCAACAGCAACCAGTTCTGGCGCATGAAGGCCCAGCGGCTGCTGGTGGAGCGGGGCAACAAAGACGTGGTACCCCAACTGTGGGCCGTTGCTAACAACCCGACCGTCGACGAAATCGGGATCAACGCCCCGGCGATTCATGCCCTCTGGACACTGCACGGACTGGGTGCCATCACCCCGTCTGATTTGGAGAAAGCCCTGAAACACCCCTGCGCTCACGTTCGGAAAACGGCCGTGCAGGTGATGCCCCGCGATGCGGCCGGTGCCAACATGCTGCTGGCCCGTAACACGCTGAACGACGGCGAGCCGCTGGTGGTGCTGCAATCATTGCTGGCCCTGAGCGAAGCCCCCGTTACGCCCGCTATCGACGAGGCCGTACTGACCCGCCTCCGCCAGACCACCGCCAACGACGACCGCTGGCTACCCGACGCCTTTGCCTGCGCCCTGAACCGCAACGGAGCGGCCTTGCTGCGCCAGTGGCTGAGCAGCATCAAAGAATCGGGCGGGACGCATACCCAGCAACACGACCATAGCGCAATGGCGCACAACCAGTCTAGTGCGTCAGGTCAAATGGCGTCGACGCAAAGTGGCCCAGCCTCAGTCGTCAGTACGAATACACCGAAGGTTGACGGAATCGATCTGGTCATTGATCGGGTGGCCATGCAGCCGACCTCGCCACTGGTGCGTGAAGGCGCGCGCACGACCATCTACGTTCGGAACCAGGGCAGCGTTGCCGTACCTAAAGGCACGGCTGTACCATTGTCGATGCGTTTTCAGGCCAAAGACGCGGCCAATAAGCAGAAGATCGATTACGTTAGCTACACCTTCACGGACGGAATTGCCCCCGGTGAAACCGTCGGTATCAATCGGGTTAACAATGGCCCCTGGGTCGGCGACCTGTCGCTGAGTGGCGAACGGGCTGGCGACTACACCCTGACGATTACCATCGATAAAGACCAGAAGCTGTCGGAAAGCAACGTCAGAAACAACACGCATACTGCTACCCTGACCGTGAAGGCACCGGCGCAGTTAAAGACGGTGGCGCTGGAGCGGGCTGCCCGTGCGTATGCATCGACAGCCTCGCCCGATTCGATCGCGGCCATGCTGACGAAAGCGACGACCCTTGGCGAAGACAATGCCAACGCGCTAGTGAAAGGCCTGTCGGAAGGCTACGACTACCGCCAGCGGCGGAAAGCAACTCCCGCCACAGGTACGTTGCTGGCTAGCGTAGCGGAAGGGATTCCGGCCGACGCCCGCCCTCGCATGAACCGCCTGCTCGAAGCCTGGGGCCTGCGCGACGCCAACGCCGACCTCGACCCCAACGCCCAGATCGTGCGGCTGAAAACCGTGCGCGAAGAAATGCGCTTCGACCAGACGAGCTTCACGGTAAAGGCGGGCAAGCAGGTGGTGATTGTACTGGAAAATCCCGACGCCATGCAGCATAACCTGGTCGTTGGTAAACCCAAGTCGCTGGAGCGCATCGGTAAACTGGCCGACGACATGATCACGGCCAAAGATGGTGCTGAGCGCAACTACGTACCCACTACCCCCGACGTGCTGGCTGCCACGGCGCTGGTGAATCCCTCGCAAACCGTTCGGCTGACGTTCAAAGCGCCCGACCAACCCGGCGAATATCCGTACCTCTGTACCTTCCCCGGTCACTGGCGCCTGATGAAAGGCATCATGAAAGTGGAAAAAGAAGGTACCGCGTCAGCCGCTAAGTAA
- a CDS encoding Gfo/Idh/MocA family protein: MKINIAIVGLGFGAEFIPIYQRHPNANMYAICQRNVENLNKIGDLFGIEKRYSDYDELLADPNVDAVHINSPIPNHAEQSLKALRAGKHVACTVPMATSVEECLEIVKTTRETGKKYMMMETVVYAREFLFVKELYEKGELGKVQFLKASHQQDMDGWPDYWPGLPPMHYATHCVGPVAGLLRLEAEYVSCFGSGTIRPELAAIHNSPFAVESAHIKFRDSDLSAYVYRSLFDVARQYRESFEVYGDKKSFEWPLIEDEQPVIHTAKKPEPEIPEHVTVPDYAHLLPEEIQRFTTKGVYDADESQHLSFTQGGGHGGSHPHMVHEFLTALVEDRDPFPNAAQSANWTSVGILAHQSALKGGELIRLPDFNA, encoded by the coding sequence ATGAAAATCAACATCGCCATTGTCGGCCTCGGATTTGGGGCCGAATTCATTCCCATCTATCAGCGGCACCCCAACGCCAACATGTATGCCATCTGCCAGCGTAACGTCGAGAACCTCAATAAAATCGGCGATCTGTTTGGCATTGAAAAGCGCTACAGCGATTACGACGAACTCCTGGCCGACCCCAACGTCGACGCGGTTCACATCAACTCGCCCATCCCGAACCATGCCGAGCAAAGCCTGAAAGCGTTGCGGGCGGGCAAACACGTAGCCTGCACGGTGCCGATGGCCACGAGTGTGGAAGAATGCCTGGAGATTGTAAAAACCACGCGCGAAACGGGCAAAAAATACATGATGATGGAGACCGTCGTGTATGCCCGCGAGTTCCTGTTCGTGAAAGAGTTGTATGAAAAAGGCGAACTCGGCAAGGTGCAGTTTCTGAAAGCCTCCCATCAGCAGGACATGGACGGCTGGCCCGACTATTGGCCTGGCCTGCCCCCGATGCACTACGCCACGCACTGCGTTGGTCCCGTGGCCGGGTTGCTACGCCTCGAAGCCGAATACGTCTCGTGCTTTGGCTCGGGCACCATCCGCCCCGAACTGGCGGCCATCCACAACTCGCCGTTTGCGGTGGAGTCGGCGCACATCAAGTTCAGAGACAGCGATTTGTCGGCCTATGTGTATCGGTCGCTGTTCGACGTGGCGCGGCAGTACCGCGAAAGCTTCGAAGTGTATGGCGACAAAAAGTCGTTTGAATGGCCGCTGATCGAAGACGAGCAGCCGGTGATTCATACGGCCAAAAAGCCCGAACCGGAGATCCCCGAACACGTAACGGTGCCCGACTACGCGCACCTGCTCCCCGAAGAAATTCAACGCTTCACGACCAAAGGCGTGTATGACGCCGACGAGAGCCAGCACCTGTCGTTTACGCAGGGCGGTGGCCACGGCGGGTCGCACCCGCACATGGTGCATGAGTTTCTGACGGCGCTCGTGGAAGACCGCGATCCGTTCCCCAACGCGGCCCAATCGGCCAACTGGACAAGCGTGGGGATTCTGGCCCACCAGTCGGCGCTGAAAGGCGGCGAGCTGATTCGCCTGCCCGATTTTAACGCCTAA
- a CDS encoding electron transfer flavoprotein subunit beta/FixA family protein → MKILVCVTSVPDTTTKITFTDNNTKFNKAGVQFITGPYDDYALARAVELKEKLGASVTVFNVGEADAEPVIRKCLAIGADDAIRVNAEPTDAYFVAEQIAAAAKETQYDLILMGRESIDYNGGQVHGIVGEMLGIPSISPVMRLDLEGTTAKMTREIEGGKEDIEAQLPLVLGCQEPIAEWKIPNMRGIMTARTKPLKVVQPAGNDSLTAVASYELPAPRGAVKMIPADEAEKLIQLLRTEAKVI, encoded by the coding sequence ATGAAAATCTTAGTGTGCGTGACGAGCGTGCCCGACACGACGACCAAAATTACCTTCACTGACAATAACACGAAGTTCAACAAGGCGGGGGTACAGTTTATCACCGGACCCTACGACGACTACGCGCTGGCGCGGGCCGTCGAGCTAAAAGAAAAGCTAGGTGCTTCCGTGACGGTGTTCAACGTAGGGGAGGCCGATGCCGAGCCGGTAATTCGGAAGTGCCTCGCCATTGGTGCCGACGATGCTATCCGGGTCAACGCCGAGCCGACCGACGCCTATTTTGTGGCCGAGCAAATTGCTGCTGCCGCCAAAGAAACCCAATACGATCTGATCCTGATGGGTCGTGAATCGATCGACTACAACGGCGGTCAGGTACACGGCATCGTGGGTGAAATGCTTGGTATCCCGTCGATTTCGCCCGTTATGCGGCTCGACTTGGAGGGTACCACCGCCAAGATGACCCGCGAAATCGAAGGCGGTAAGGAAGACATCGAAGCGCAGCTGCCGCTGGTACTGGGTTGCCAGGAGCCCATCGCCGAATGGAAAATCCCGAACATGCGCGGTATCATGACGGCCCGGACCAAGCCGCTGAAAGTGGTGCAGCCGGCCGGAAATGACTCGCTCACCGCCGTGGCCAGCTACGAACTGCCCGCGCCACGTGGTGCCGTCAAAATGATTCCTGCCGACGAAGCCGAGAAGCTCATTCAGCTCCTCCGCACCGAAGCGAAAGTGATCTAA